Below is a genomic region from Culicoides brevitarsis isolate CSIRO-B50_1 chromosome 2, AGI_CSIRO_Cbre_v1, whole genome shotgun sequence.
ttctctctattttttttttcttttcagaacctaaaaaatttacggAAATTTCGTGTTAAGGAATTAACAGGAAAGGGAAGGAAAAGAATGTTGACCGAAGAAACATCTTAAGTTTCAAAGAaatgtatttttctttcaaacaaTTTACTTACGGTTACTCTTTTGAGAATTTGCATGTCGATGCCCGTTCCTTTGATCAATCAGATGATGTCATTCGCACACGTCGTTCTTCATAAATATTCATCTCATCTCACTCCCGTAACGTTTGTATTGCATTAAATTACGTCGCACGCTACAATCGACGCCGTAAATGCTCGAAGTTTGATTACATCTAtggttaaatttaataaggaAGTTGTCTTAcactgaaaaatttcataaatttttgtctttcaaaGTACATCAACTCatgttttgataatttttctccgTGTTTTTTAGGTTTAACATCAGAATAGAACATTATGAGGGCGTTTCTCGcaataaaaagtcaaacaaGAGTCACtctacttaattaaattactcgAAATTGCtcttaaagtaataaattgtcGCGATATGTCTCATAAACAGAGAGAGATCGTGCATCAtctctaataaaaaaacatcatttttGTGGATATTTTGTGCACATCAGACATGAAAGGGTCATCACTTGTTGTTATTTGCGCAACATTGATCTTGGCTTTGAGCGTTTTTAGCTCACAAGCGATCTTGagtaagattatttttaatttttttaataaaattatttttttaaaaaatattttttaggtccAGCTGTTTGTCCTGTTTATCTAACTGTCTCATCGTACAGCATTTCAGTTGAAGATTCCCATATCATCATTAATTTCGGACCTGGATGTGTCGAATTTCCCGATTGGGTTGGAATTTATCGTCAAAATCCCTCGATTTCGAATGAACCTCCTTTGGCTTACGTCAAAACTTCGAGAAATATTTCACGACAATTTCAGACAGATGTCAAATTCGGCAATCTTCAATTTCCATGGGGATGGGAGGAGGAAAGTGCATTGAAAAATCCTCCAAAACGAGGAAGAGGCATTTGCTTGAATCTGTTCGTGGCGagttacaaaaataatcaacttTTAACTCTGgattgtttgaaaattcaacCGGCTTGGATGTCATTGGAGAAACAATTCGCTGATGTTCcgtttagacaattttttattccggGAACGCATTGTGCTGCGTGTCACGTTACCAAGAGCAACTTAAAGAATGGTTTGCTGaagaaaattggatttttgcaaaatttcaatatttggcAACAAATGGTTTTTGGCGTGAGATATTTTGACTTTAGCATCGGGTTCCAAAGCAATTCAACAGCTGGCAAGGAGTTTTGGATCATGAatggaaatttgaaaataactcCTTTACTGAACGTTTTACGAACAATTCGGAAATTTGTAATTCTCTCACACGAACCGATTTTCATggatttttacgaatttcctTTGGGATTTTACAACCATCCCGAACGTCAtaagaaattaatcaaattagtAATACAAGAATTGAGTGACGTGCTTTACacgaaaaatgctcaaaataaCTATTTGAACTCGTATGACCTGACGTTGGAAATGATGAAGCGAAAAACATTGCTGTTGATGTACAACGACTTGGAAATGCTGAaaggtacgaaaaaaaaaataatatttttgtcttgaacaaatattgattttatgtTCAATTACTTTCCAGAATACAAGGAAATATGGCCCTCGTGGCGTCGACATTCAAGCGAATACCTCAAAATATCAGAATTGAGTGAATTTATGAAGAATTTGTTCTCGAAAAAGTCGAAAGATAGTCCTAATGGCATCGGATGGGTATTTTCCGCAGTGCAAGGATACCAAACTtcttatgtaaatttaatttttcaactttaacaggatcaaagttttaacttttaaaaaattttcttttagcaatccaatgaaaaaatgaaagaaccCGGCGAACGAGCTGCTGAAATTAATGCCAAAGTCATCCCGATGCTTGGAGGTCCATGGAGTTGGGGAGCAAATGTCGTCTCTTTAGATTATTTCATGTCGACAAATCTCGTAGATATCGCAATTCACACAAATCAgaacaaaattatcaatttgaggcaaaataataacatgacAGTTgtcgaaatttgataaaaatttttcaaaagccaCAAAGTTAATACCGAAAGGattaaaatgacttaaaaCTCGTATGATGTAACAAAGCAATTAAAAAGCATGATGGACAATGCCAAAAATTGCCGCACAACAGGTGCTTGCTTTTAATGAATATCActcaaaatgcttttaaacTCTCTTCTGATGTCGACAGAGGCGTATTTACATCTTTGGGGCATTgaataatttctgaaaaaatgcttggtttggattaattgaaaaatatttttagttaatgaactttttgtaCAATGGAGGGCCTGTTTCGGAGAATTCCTTTCTACAGAACTGAAGGCAAAAGCATCAAAATCCCCGAAAAtccattttaatcattttaatgatGTTGACCTCGTTTCTTCCTTTTGTCttctttccaaaaaatttttttttctgtaaccaCAATTTGGCAAAATGGAACAATAGTATGCATTACGGATAATTTTTTCGGGTGCTAAGTCCCTCGAAATGCCTTTTAACGTCAATTTTGACGaccgaaaattaaataaaactgatGTTGATaccaaaaacaaatataataTAGCCATCATGGGGTGAACGTTTCGCCAaagcaacaaacaaaatttatgatcaTCCAGTCATCTCAACGGCGCTACAGTAACAGAGAGTGTATTTGGGCGACGGCAACGTTTATATTCATCGCCTTTTTTGTGAGTCTGTCTATTGTttatggtttattttttttttgtcgttttgcgACGCTATATGTTGACGTTTTGTGGCTCAAGTCgcattttcatgaataaataaatgatttttttttctgcgaaaaTGCGAGCGTGGGTGTCGTttcattgaataaataataatatgaaactCACCTACGATAGAAAACTATTGGGAATTTCATAGGAGGCACTTTCCggtaatcataaaataacgcattaaattttctgttgTGTGAACAACGTTTTCGCATTAGTCTTAATTTATAACGGACATTTCACTTTCACTTCATAAAtcattttacgattttcaCAGGTTCAAAGTTTGTGTGCCGTGAAAGTGAATCGGAGCAAAGTAcattaaaattgagttttggCGGATATGGTAAGTGCGTTCTTTGAAGGTAATGCGAAAAATGTGAACTTTCGCGTGGATtcacatggaaaaaaatggtcaaaggATCAATTTAGAAACACGTGtacgaattaaaatttcatttaaaaaatgtgaaaaaatgaatatgaaacaaaaaaaaatcaaagggatgacatgattttttacatttaaaaaattttaaaaaaatattaatttacataaaataaataaaaaataaaaatttaacgaatttttttaaattaaatgtatacattttatttttttattttatttattaatttcatttttaataattatttaatttttaattttattttatctcttaaatattttcaatgattttttttatttataaattaatataaaaaaaaaatttctttcttataattttatataaaaaaaaattaattaaaatatgaaaatt
It encodes:
- the LOC134831500 gene encoding uncharacterized protein LOC134831500, producing the protein MKGSSLVVICATLILALSVFSSQAILSPAVCPVYLTVSSYSISVEDSHIIINFGPGCVEFPDWVGIYRQNPSISNEPPLAYVKTSRNISRQFQTDVKFGNLQFPWGWEEESALKNPPKRGRGICLNLFVASYKNNQLLTLDCLKIQPAWMSLEKQFADVPFRQFFIPGTHCAACHVTKSNLKNGLLKKIGFLQNFNIWQQMVFGVRYFDFSIGFQSNSTAGKEFWIMNGNLKITPLLNVLRTIRKFVILSHEPIFMDFYEFPLGFYNHPERHKKLIKLVIQELSDVLYTKNAQNNYLNSYDLTLEMMKRKTLLLMYNDLEMLKEYKEIWPSWRRHSSEYLKISELSEFMKNLFSKKSKDSPNGIGWVFSAVQGYQTSYQSNEKMKEPGERAAEINAKVIPMLGGPWSWGANVVSLDYFMSTNLVDIAIHTNQNKIINLRQNNNMTVVEI